The proteins below come from a single Gimesia alba genomic window:
- a CDS encoding aldose epimerase family protein, giving the protein MNTGNEFQLAIQSEPYGATADGQEINQFLLSNDKGVSVSIINYGAIVTAVYVPDREGKTENITLGFDTLAEYEKKGPYFGAICGRYANRIADGKFTLDGKEYQLAQNNPPSHLHGGEQGFDKKVWAAESFSKKDEVGVRLSLVSPDGEEGYPGKLTLNVVYTLNNDNEFKIDYTATSDQATPINVTNHCYWNLAGEGTILDQELVLNCDQYLPVSDVAIPTGKLAAVKETPMDFTSAHKIGERIAQVEGGYDHCWVVNPSEKQPAFTARVKDPDSGRVMEIFTTEPGIQFYTGNFLDGTEASGGYPKNGGLCLEAQHFPNSPNQPEFPNTILKPGEVYEQTTVHKFSVE; this is encoded by the coding sequence ATGAATACGGGAAATGAATTTCAATTGGCCATTCAAAGTGAGCCTTACGGAGCCACGGCTGATGGTCAGGAAATCAACCAGTTTTTGCTTTCCAATGATAAAGGGGTCAGTGTCAGCATTATCAACTATGGTGCGATTGTCACTGCCGTGTATGTGCCGGACCGCGAAGGGAAAACGGAAAATATCACGCTCGGATTTGACACCTTAGCTGAGTATGAGAAAAAAGGTCCTTATTTTGGTGCGATCTGCGGCCGCTATGCGAATCGGATTGCCGATGGCAAATTCACGCTGGATGGCAAAGAGTATCAACTAGCCCAGAATAACCCGCCCAGCCACTTACATGGCGGCGAGCAGGGTTTCGATAAGAAAGTCTGGGCGGCGGAAAGTTTTTCCAAGAAAGATGAAGTGGGAGTTCGCTTAAGTCTGGTGAGTCCAGATGGTGAAGAAGGTTATCCCGGCAAGCTGACACTGAACGTGGTTTATACGCTCAATAATGACAACGAATTCAAGATCGACTATACGGCGACTAGCGATCAGGCCACGCCGATCAATGTGACCAATCATTGTTACTGGAATCTGGCAGGAGAAGGAACCATTCTGGATCAGGAACTGGTTTTGAATTGTGATCAGTATCTCCCGGTCTCGGATGTGGCAATTCCGACAGGCAAACTGGCTGCAGTCAAAGAGACGCCGATGGACTTTACCTCGGCTCATAAAATCGGCGAACGCATTGCGCAGGTTGAAGGAGGCTACGATCATTGCTGGGTCGTTAATCCCTCAGAGAAACAACCGGCGTTTACGGCGCGTGTTAAAGATCCCGACTCCGGTCGTGTTATGGAAATCTTCACGACCGAACCGGGAATTCAGTTCTATACCGGAAATTTTCTGGATGGGACCGAAGCAAGCGGCGGATATCCCAAGAATGGTGGACTGTGTCTGGAAGCACAACATTTTCCCAATTCACCAAATCAACCAGAGTTTCCGAACACGATTTTGAAACCGGGAGAAGTTTACGAACAGACGACCGTTCATAAATTTTCGGTCGAGTAA
- a CDS encoding RNA polymerase sigma factor produces the protein MQLEMVDKKIEERDSLPSGGVISDARLVEAVRKGDDSAFGELVLRYERRLIRVIIQFVKSPELAEDLAQDTFLKSYERLDQFDTSRRFGPWLFRIGVNQALDYLRKQKRRGWWLLFSDSPSETPFDPSVPDPRNKLDINQEVQAILEEIPEKYRTVLVLRDLENFSTSEIAAILDRKEATIRWRLAEARNRFQKLWSNRQNVENSMSGKE, from the coding sequence ATGCAGTTAGAAATGGTCGATAAAAAAATTGAGGAAAGAGACTCTCTACCATCTGGTGGCGTAATTAGTGATGCACGTTTGGTAGAAGCAGTTCGCAAGGGTGATGACAGCGCATTCGGGGAGTTAGTCCTTCGTTATGAGAGACGGCTTATCCGAGTGATTATCCAATTTGTCAAAAGCCCGGAATTAGCAGAAGATCTGGCTCAGGATACATTCCTGAAAAGCTACGAACGGCTTGATCAGTTCGATACGTCCAGGCGTTTTGGTCCCTGGCTGTTTCGGATTGGAGTTAACCAGGCGCTGGATTACCTGCGGAAACAAAAGAGACGAGGCTGGTGGTTGTTATTTAGCGACAGCCCCTCTGAGACTCCCTTTGATCCATCCGTACCGGATCCAAGGAACAAACTTGATATCAATCAGGAAGTTCAGGCGATTCTGGAAGAAATTCCCGAAAAGTATCGGACTGTACTCGTTTTGCGAGATCTGGAAAACTTTTCGACTTCCGAAATTGCCGCAATTCTGGATCGCAAAGAAGCGACAATTCGCTGGCGATTAGCTGAAGCGAGAAATCGTTTTCAAAAACTGTGGTCAAACCGGCAAAATGTTGAAAACTCCATGTCCGGCAAGGAATAA
- a CDS encoding CehA/McbA family metallohydrolase → MLQTASADLALLQVPLKAKQTSSQQTKQPQCKVKLRLIEINPSGNKQTVPGLLRVFDAEGKRVLLPELLNRGTGVKTSPESEQTGIHSWSVIPQEVQIQLPQTKVTLEALSGLETELTQKTIDLSQQSSANITLPLTRFSKRTSNYKTANTHLHIMKLSREECDRYLTQVPSADRLDLVFVSHLERAIADKTYITNRYSKADLKTLSKKSGVLFGWGEEHRHNSSGYDEGYGHVMLLDIKRLIQPVSIGPGIMKQGTDGIPLSRGIKTALKDQTTVIWCHNAWGTESTPNIIQGDVHAVNIFDGGTRSTYEDSFYRYLNAGYKTPFSTGTDWFQYDFSRVYAALNAPLTTSWLESLKAGRTFITNGPLLDLRINEKSIGDQLQLSAENDEITIHASGKGRVDFEKLELVHNGKVIATRETSPLQNHFEAKLELKLKIDQPGWIALRTPSPSVPQNPKRQQKTPLNEYGRELFSHTSPIYLEWEGKTKFDLKQAQEFLKEMQQNRDQIAKQFLFADDHERAQVLDVYSDGIEKLSQQIKSH, encoded by the coding sequence ATGCTACAGACAGCGTCTGCCGATCTGGCTTTACTGCAAGTGCCGCTCAAAGCGAAACAGACATCTTCCCAGCAAACTAAACAGCCACAGTGCAAAGTAAAACTACGTCTGATTGAAATCAATCCGTCGGGAAACAAGCAGACTGTCCCTGGCCTGCTGCGTGTTTTTGATGCCGAGGGGAAACGAGTTCTGTTACCCGAATTACTCAATCGGGGAACGGGAGTGAAGACCAGCCCAGAATCAGAACAGACGGGCATTCACAGTTGGTCGGTCATCCCGCAGGAAGTGCAGATCCAACTCCCTCAAACCAAAGTGACCCTCGAAGCACTTTCAGGACTGGAAACCGAGCTCACCCAAAAGACCATTGACCTCTCGCAACAGTCATCAGCCAACATCACATTACCGCTGACCCGTTTTTCGAAACGGACTTCCAACTATAAAACGGCTAACACCCATCTGCATATCATGAAGCTAAGTAGAGAGGAATGTGATCGCTATCTGACACAGGTCCCGTCAGCAGATCGGCTTGATCTGGTTTTCGTCTCGCATCTGGAACGTGCGATTGCTGATAAAACTTACATTACCAATCGCTATTCGAAAGCAGATCTAAAGACGCTCTCGAAGAAGTCGGGGGTTTTATTTGGCTGGGGAGAAGAGCATCGGCATAACAGCTCCGGATACGATGAAGGCTACGGTCATGTCATGCTGTTAGATATCAAACGACTGATCCAACCGGTCAGCATCGGTCCGGGAATCATGAAACAGGGTACCGATGGTATCCCTTTATCGCGCGGCATTAAAACCGCGCTCAAAGACCAAACAACAGTTATCTGGTGCCATAATGCCTGGGGGACGGAATCCACGCCCAACATCATTCAAGGCGACGTCCATGCCGTAAATATTTTCGATGGCGGCACCCGCAGCACATACGAAGACAGTTTTTATCGCTATTTAAACGCGGGTTACAAAACTCCTTTTTCCACAGGCACCGACTGGTTTCAGTACGATTTTTCACGCGTCTATGCGGCCCTGAATGCTCCCTTAACAACAAGCTGGCTGGAAAGTTTAAAGGCGGGAAGAACCTTTATCACCAATGGCCCTTTACTGGATTTACGGATCAATGAAAAAAGCATCGGCGATCAACTGCAGCTCTCAGCAGAAAATGATGAAATCACGATTCACGCATCTGGCAAAGGACGGGTTGATTTCGAAAAACTGGAGCTGGTTCACAACGGTAAGGTGATCGCAACCCGAGAAACGTCTCCTCTACAGAACCATTTTGAAGCAAAACTAGAATTGAAACTCAAGATAGACCAACCTGGCTGGATTGCATTACGCACTCCCTCTCCCTCTGTTCCCCAAAATCCAAAACGACAGCAGAAAACGCCCCTCAATGAATATGGACGGGAATTATTTTCACACACCAGTCCCATCTACCTCGAATGGGAAGGGAAAACAAAATTCGACCTGAAGCAGGCTCAGGAATTCCTGAAAGAAATGCAGCAAAACCGGGATCAAATCGCAAAACAATTTCTGTTCGCCGACGATCATGAACGAGCCCAGGTTCTGGATGTTTACTCTGACGGGATCGAAAAACTCTCACAGCAAATCAAAAGTCATTAA
- a CDS encoding anti-sigma factor family protein, whose amino-acid sequence MYCTQCNGLKSRVALAVGNDLSGAELDLLEKQLKNCEQCRSQYEELQKSYEALQKQFDSAPVPSLQDSVWPQVSAKIAARRRRNRPTQFNFLLPTLTTVACCLALLLVTNSPQTEQPTFDPVTGSPHPVGLLGFQNLNPVDNDLQNAADRQWGSPEGLLKTNSNPYGYNLPRLRHDVTNSYNLHSVKF is encoded by the coding sequence ATGTACTGCACGCAATGCAATGGTTTAAAGTCAAGAGTCGCTCTGGCCGTCGGTAACGACTTGTCCGGCGCCGAGCTGGATCTCTTGGAAAAGCAACTCAAAAACTGTGAACAGTGTCGTTCCCAATATGAGGAACTGCAAAAAAGCTATGAAGCACTTCAGAAACAGTTCGACAGTGCTCCTGTGCCTTCATTACAGGATAGCGTCTGGCCTCAGGTTTCTGCCAAAATTGCAGCACGTCGCCGGAGAAATCGTCCGACGCAGTTCAATTTTCTCCTACCAACACTGACAACGGTTGCCTGCTGTCTGGCACTGCTTCTGGTGACAAATTCACCACAAACAGAGCAACCGACATTTGATCCGGTAACGGGTTCGCCTCATCCGGTGGGCCTATTGGGTTTTCAGAACCTGAATCCTGTCGATAATGACCTGCAGAATGCTGCGGATCGTCAGTGGGGATCTCCCGAGGGATTACTGAAAACAAATAGCAATCCCTATGGCTACAATTTACCTCGATTAAGACACGATGTGACAAATTCCTATAATTTACACTCCGTTAAATTTTAA
- a CDS encoding CehA/McbA family metallohydrolase, producing MCRVSFLAWAFCCLFFVQFQTNSVWADPNQPAVEVVEGQPLAANVKRLVAALDYLGTPLPKLLVKKLKTACDERDAKSIQRFLDSEVLCVVSLNPEVRTKVARGPAQAVLQQGGFTPFVIKVINHSTVTRQLQISSPQAGPVYSGAALNSLKRQAQTELNRNENTKNASDRFLEVELFQASPMTVKLSGLEVEYAIALIYCHESGKREVTLEFDVGAGTQDIGFRGEVPVLFDVQSAVPVKLSIRDFDGQPTAARLEFRDQQGRVFPLQAKRLAPDFFFQPQIYRQDGETVLLPAGKLQMEYSRGPEYQRLTKEVTISSGSPQTIDVPLKRWVNPRDYGFYSGDHHIHAAGCAHYDNPTKGVTPRDMFSQVKGEGLNVGCVLTWGPCFDVQRQFFASTADRVSEPLTVLKYDLEISGFGSAALGHVCLLNLQNQTYPGTLGTTTGWPSWTVPVLRWCKEQGGVTGYPHSALRVNPPQAAQRFLQNLDQDKSQTLNSNEAAQGLLAKPFQQIDEDDNGELSVQELTHALEQAADELPNLAVPEMNGGGAMEICVSTAEGVCDFVSAMDTERIPEWNTWYHILNCGFPLKVSGETDFPCMSSRRVGQGRVYVQLGDVDELDFSQWCDGIRRGRSYVSDGFAHALKFQVNGASPGFENVSLNQPETVEITAAVCFAPETPKAVAYGLLDAPEGRRAQGDTRILHAPRNSEYVTGGQRLIEIVQNGQVVAKQTVPADGKIHQLRFNVPVERSSWIALRQFPQLHTNPVNVIVDQKPIRASRESALWCAETIKLLWKNRNKIIAAQERLEAEQTYQRAIRTYLQRAKEAVRTN from the coding sequence ATGTGTAGGGTATCTTTCCTTGCCTGGGCTTTCTGTTGTCTATTTTTCGTGCAGTTCCAGACGAATTCTGTTTGGGCAGATCCAAACCAGCCTGCGGTGGAAGTAGTCGAAGGTCAACCACTGGCGGCGAATGTGAAACGGCTGGTGGCAGCACTCGATTATCTGGGGACGCCGCTTCCAAAGCTGCTGGTAAAGAAACTGAAAACCGCTTGTGATGAACGTGATGCGAAATCGATCCAGAGGTTTCTCGATTCCGAAGTCCTGTGCGTGGTTTCTCTTAACCCGGAAGTCCGCACCAAAGTTGCCCGCGGACCTGCTCAGGCCGTGTTGCAGCAAGGCGGGTTTACGCCGTTCGTGATCAAGGTGATTAATCATAGTACGGTAACACGGCAATTACAGATTTCCAGCCCGCAGGCAGGTCCCGTTTATTCTGGCGCAGCGCTCAACAGTTTGAAACGACAGGCACAAACCGAATTAAATCGGAATGAGAATACGAAAAACGCGTCAGACCGTTTTCTGGAAGTTGAACTGTTTCAAGCGAGTCCGATGACCGTCAAGTTGAGTGGACTCGAAGTGGAGTATGCGATCGCCTTGATCTACTGTCATGAATCAGGAAAACGGGAGGTGACTTTAGAATTTGATGTGGGAGCGGGAACACAGGATATTGGCTTTCGGGGAGAAGTTCCCGTGCTGTTTGATGTACAGTCAGCGGTTCCTGTAAAACTCTCGATCAGAGATTTTGACGGCCAGCCAACAGCTGCCAGACTGGAATTCCGCGATCAACAGGGGCGAGTCTTTCCTTTGCAGGCCAAACGGCTCGCTCCGGATTTCTTTTTTCAGCCACAGATCTACCGACAGGATGGAGAGACCGTATTGCTACCTGCTGGAAAACTTCAAATGGAATATAGTCGAGGACCGGAGTACCAGCGTCTCACGAAAGAGGTCACGATTTCATCCGGCAGTCCACAGACAATTGACGTTCCTTTGAAACGCTGGGTGAATCCACGCGACTACGGTTTTTATTCCGGCGACCATCATATTCATGCTGCCGGCTGTGCGCATTATGACAACCCGACCAAGGGAGTCACGCCGCGCGATATGTTCAGTCAGGTGAAAGGGGAAGGGTTGAATGTAGGTTGCGTTTTAACCTGGGGACCTTGCTTTGATGTGCAGCGGCAGTTTTTTGCTTCGACGGCAGACCGGGTGAGTGAGCCTTTGACGGTTTTGAAATATGATCTGGAAATCAGCGGCTTTGGTTCCGCCGCGCTGGGGCATGTTTGTCTGTTGAACCTGCAGAACCAAACTTACCCCGGCACTCTGGGAACCACAACGGGCTGGCCGAGCTGGACTGTACCTGTGCTGCGCTGGTGTAAAGAGCAGGGGGGCGTGACTGGTTATCCCCATTCAGCGCTCAGGGTCAATCCTCCCCAGGCCGCACAACGTTTTTTACAGAATCTGGATCAGGACAAGTCGCAGACCCTGAACTCGAACGAAGCAGCACAAGGGTTATTAGCTAAACCATTTCAACAAATCGATGAGGATGACAACGGTGAATTGAGCGTGCAGGAATTGACACACGCGTTAGAGCAGGCGGCGGATGAGCTGCCGAATCTGGCTGTCCCCGAGATGAACGGCGGCGGTGCAATGGAGATTTGTGTGAGTACTGCAGAAGGAGTTTGTGATTTTGTGAGTGCGATGGACACAGAACGCATTCCCGAATGGAATACCTGGTATCATATTTTGAATTGTGGTTTTCCACTCAAAGTCAGTGGCGAGACCGATTTTCCCTGCATGAGCAGTCGACGTGTCGGGCAGGGGAGAGTCTATGTGCAACTCGGTGACGTGGACGAACTGGATTTCAGCCAGTGGTGTGATGGAATCAGGAGAGGACGTTCCTATGTCTCCGATGGGTTTGCCCATGCTTTGAAGTTCCAAGTGAATGGTGCGTCTCCCGGGTTTGAAAATGTTTCTTTGAACCAGCCGGAAACTGTTGAGATTACAGCAGCCGTCTGCTTTGCTCCTGAAACTCCCAAAGCGGTTGCGTATGGATTATTAGATGCTCCGGAGGGACGCCGGGCACAGGGAGACACACGCATCCTGCATGCACCGCGAAATTCCGAGTATGTGACCGGTGGTCAGAGACTGATTGAAATTGTGCAGAACGGTCAGGTTGTCGCTAAGCAGACCGTACCTGCAGACGGTAAAATTCATCAACTTCGTTTTAATGTACCCGTTGAACGTAGCAGCTGGATTGCATTACGTCAGTTTCCACAATTACACACGAACCCGGTGAATGTGATTGTTGATCAGAAACCGATCCGCGCCTCGCGCGAGAGTGCGCTCTGGTGTGCCGAGACGATTAAGTTGCTCTGGAAAAATCGAAACAAAATCATTGCCGCACAGGAGCGACTTGAAGCCGAGCAAACTTACCAACGGGCGATTCGCACCTATCTCCAACGTGCCAAAGAAGCAGTCCGCACGAACTGA